DNA from Onthophagus taurus isolate NC chromosome 2, IU_Otau_3.0, whole genome shotgun sequence:
ACGACGGTAGGCTTGACTCAACAACATTCGTACTGTCGTTATTGCGTGGCAGCACGGCAACCAGTGGGTCGGTCATACCATCGGTATTATCGCTTCCACGAGCGTGGCTGTTACCAATTAAGTGAAGCATAATGGGAAAGACTTCAAGGAATCAAAAgggttacaaaaaatttggattattttattaaaattatacgtTCGCTCACGTCTGACAAGTTTGCAATGCGCTGAAGAACCACTTTTCTCagcgtataacaattaatgtctgaaatcatcacaaacatacatgaagaaaaccgataaaaattgtattgatgtaacttacttttcaaatggttttctatCACGTCTGACAGGTTTGCAATGCGCTGAAGAACCACTTTTCTCAGCGTGTAACAATTAATACCTGAAATCATCACAAACATACATgaagaaaaccgataaaaattgtattgatgtaacttacttttcaaatggttttctagCAGAAGGCGATTTCTTCGTGGTCGGAAAAACACAGTTTTTAACACAATCTGTTATTTTCGTAAACACACTTTTTAAGGAATTATCGTCTTTTGTACTCTACTATATCACTCAGCGACTGCTGTACACGGAGTGAGGAGTAACCCACTTTCCACTACCTTTAAGTACGGGTTAGTGAACAGGTATTTGTCCGGTCAACTGTCTGGGAATGCGAGGTCGTTCAGGTCTTCTCCTTGTTATCGCCTGTGACTGAAGGGGAGGTCATACTGTCTGGGAATGCGAGGTTGTCCAGGTTTTCTCCTTGTTATCGCCTGTGGCCCAAGGGGAGGTCATACTGTCTGAGAATGCGAGGTCGTTCGGACCTTATCTTCGCCCGTGACTCAAGGGGAGGTCACAATTTTAAATCACGAGCTGGAATGTTCGCAAATGAGGCATCTCgttcatattttttcataacgATGTACACTTTCTTGGCAGATGTAAGTGGCCAACACCCAAACACAGTTAACACTTGTTCCATCGCAACCAGCTCTTAACTATCCCCCATTACGACTTGTCTCTGCTTTATAGTCACCGACTGTCTTTCGCATCCTTGTTTTGCAACCCCTCTTCGACAACTTCTTGTAAGTGGCGTACATTGGAAAGAGCGCACATACTTCTTCGTCGCGAGTGAAAAGCACAGCTCGGTATACCCATCTCAAGTTTATAGATACTACCTTCCAACGCAATTATCGGCGCGGAAATAATatgtcttaaaaatttaattttttcaggtCCTTTAACATACACTTTCTTGACATTCCGACACAGATATTTGACTATGGCGTCGAATTCCATTGGATGGATAAAACCAACTTTCCAGTCGATGCAATGATGATGTGTCATTAACCAGTTTGCAGTATTCCTATATTTAGATGGTAATGAAGCTATACTGCTACTCGGTTGAAAAACGTGGTGGGTAATGCATTTGTTACTATCACATGATGCTAATTCTTTAGGTACGAACTGATCTTCGTTGACCATGAAACCTTGTATATCGAGAATTATGTattgagttttatttgaatacatCTTGCTTCCGTACATCAACACGATTATCCATACTATGCAGCCGTAGAAATCTGTCGCACAACTTATACTCTAcgactttttttgtttacgctGGATATAGAAGTCTCACATTTCGGATGATGAGCTACGGGTGCGATGCGGCTCATCCGATCCAACTACACACTACCAACCCTTCTTTCCCCATACTCAAGTCATTTgtttgacgatttttgttaGTGGAGAATATTGAAACGCCTTATCATGTAAAACTAAACAGTATGCTGTGGTACCATCAGGAATCGGATTTTTTGTCGTAAATTCTATCCGTATTTCTACCCCACTTTTGTGTAGCGCTTCTGCTTGATATGTACAATCAATTCCAATCAGtgaataattttcaataaattgtttcggAGTGAGTAATGGTTCTCCTTCCTTCCCATAGTAGGACTTTTGAAAGCGTGTATACATGTCATATAACACTGCGACACGATTACTATCAAAGTCCACGTTCAGATTATCGTATGGGTAGCGTTCACCGTTTAGGAATACCGTCAAATTGGTGAGTTTTACATTATCAAAGGTTGCCATGTTCGCCAACTgttttcctttcttctttgtttgaaacccaattattataaatctagGTGTTTCCAACTGCGGAGCTGTTTTCACAGCCCATGAATGCTTTGTTGTTTGAGGTAAAGAAGGATATTCATGTACTTCCCAACTGCGAAAAGGTATTTGCAGATCAATATTTCGTCCTGCTATTTTTGTTAGAGCTAATTGTTCTCGTAAGCCTACGGCTAGATGGGGCATTCTCCACAcaactttatcgatttttaactgTAACGGTTCTTCTACCGTATTCACAAGCAcatcattatcatcattattacGAATTAACACTAGCTCTTGTCTCACATTCATcacaattgttttaaaaacttCAGCAAACCCTATTAATGTCTTTAGCGGTACACTCAAtccaaaatttccatttttatccaTTATTGCATCCGTTACAGGGGATGTTCGGACCACTTGACCTAGCAGATCCTCGCCCATGTTCCAACCTGCGTTCGCCAACTTTATTATATCGTGAGGGGTATACGAAAAGTATCCTTTCATATATGATGTTAACCCCACGTTTCTCACTCCATCTATTTGAACACCATTTATAAGATAGCGAATATCACTGAACATAAACGCTACaggattatttatcaattttgcaGTTGCACTAGCATCTTTTGTTGCTTTACCACTCGCATCCAGTTTACGTACGCTCCTTTCCAcatacaaaaaactttcatgAGGCAATGTGTAATTGTCTATTTCGGGTATGCCTATACGAATTTCATCATTGTTACCGAAGCTAGTAGAACCAAACGGTTGATGGGAATGATATTCGTAACTTACAATCGAGttatctacttttattttctccGTGACGTTTAAGGACTCCATTTATAGTAGTTGAAAACCTAAGTTGCTTAAATACTGACGATTGACGCGTGTTAACTGGGTAGTTGATTTTCGCTTACTGTTAGGTTTTACATCCTTTCGTACCGTTTTATACATTACTCTATCACCCAGACTTTCCTGTGCTTTTCTTCGAACGTCGTACACTATACCCATATTAAATACCCTACTACTCACACCGATTTCAAGTGCACTCTCACGGTCACTTCTTCGTCTCTGAAGTTTACCAACTGACCGTACTGATCAAGTATGCGTACTATTAAGGTACTAATCACGTTCGTTGTAACAGGTAAGTAAATCGGTTGTTGCGGAgcttctattattttaaaaccagcCGGTACGTTCGGGAAGAAATGATACAACACGTGCATGGGTTGTCCATTCGTATACGATCCGGAGctcaaattacaataaatttgtaatgcattcgttttatttatattcacgATATGATCCGATTCTGTTATCGTGTTTTTAGGTATAACTTTAGGGTTAAAACCAAGTAAGGAACCGATTGAATTATCGctagcaaaatttattcgccggtttgtttttatctcagcACGTTgcgtattattattacctcttATGCGTATCTGTGTACCCGGTGTAGTCACGTTGAGAATATTCCTCGCTGTTAATGGTTTTTTAACGTATTCGTTAATATCGTTAATATCGTATGTTCCTAGCGGTATTTCAATATTCTGTGTAAAATTTCCCATATGATCttcatattgtaaaatattgtttgttgaATCGATATTAGGTAACGTATTGaacgtttcgaaatttaaaagagcTAACTCGTATGTACCGAGTTCATTCAAATAAATCGGTGAGTTAAAGTTACAAGACAACTCCGATCCCCTTCCGGTGAGCGTAAATGCATAACTTGTATGTATTGTATCTTGTTCCATTGTTGTTCTCAAGACTAATCTAACACGGATACTTCCTTGGTAtttaaactatctaagaaaTGCAAacacaattgtccacaatttGTTTGATCTTCTTTTTGATATCGTCGATAATTATACCTCACAATATTTCTCCTCCCATCCGATATAAAATACTTCTCCACTTCAATCGGTGGTCGTAAATCTCCATAACTGTCAAAGTAGTTAACATTTACACCATCCTTGTTGTAAGCTGTCCAGTGAGTACCGGGACCCGTACGATTATCAAGATTTATTATCCCACTCTCTCGTTTTCGGATTTTCTTCGGTAAATTGTTTCTCATGTACACCCCACGAAAGTTTAACAGATCAAGCGCTCGTGCATATCGCCTTAACTCTACATCCGTTAAAGAATGTTGgggtatttttattagttttttgttacagttttataaccacaaccctttttatatggattaataaacattccTGTACCAATTTTGTTCGCCCTCTTGGTGCGTTTTAGTCGCTTTGATTTTCGTGATACCGTTTTCATGACTAGTCCGCAACCTTGCTTATATGGTTTAATATACAAACCGCTGCcgatcgcttttggttccatAGCCCGATTGTGACGTTCGGCTTCTTGTAACTGCTCCCTTGCTATTTTTGCTTCGTTTACGGTTTTTGCAATAGCTGCTGCACCTCCGCCTAAAGAACCGAGAGCACCCAAAGCTGCAAGTATTAAGGGTAAAAAACCTCCCGTCTTGGGAATCTTGATTATTTTTCCGCGCGGTTTAAGTATTCTACCTTGATAAGGTTTCAACAGATTGTAACCCACTTGTACATCTCCCTTTGTATTCGTACTGTTGGTCTGTGCAATCGCTCGCCGCACTAAGTTCATTGCCTGCGTAAACGACAACTTACCGCCACGTTTCAACTTCTGACGAGTTGTCCCTCTACgtcttacaagggaagtgtcacaactgtgtctcaccgatttcgatgcaatttggtacagtcatagaatgggccaaaataaggttcgcacatttttttatacatgcggtaaaagcccctggggcgagttataggggttgaaagtttggagaaaaagtacgttttcacttatattttgaaaacgaaaagtgctatcaaaatttggtaaattgtaactgatattcattttaaaagagctttcttttgatgtgtcacacatatagcagagggttaaaaagggcgaactacccctatttttttggaattatttaaaaaccaccctatcgattttggcggcattaagtatacttctagtgcgttcaaaaatattagttaagggttttttcccattcgccctagatcaaccccagcgaagttacgggggttaacatgtaagcacttttcgtaagaatgatgtgataaaattgtcaggtattttgaaaatactttaaacaaaaccgtaaattagtcgcacaataaaatgtttagtgtaaaataaggcataatacaccatataggggttgttggggttatccacccccttaaaaattaattctatcccgggcgttatttgtcgattacggcgaaatttggtactgtgtttgttttatatttgaagtaaaaatttttgaaaatggttataagggttacaaattaggggtagttttttgtttatacctcgaagatgaaaactgccatcgtaactgtggtattgttttttaaaaatcta
Protein-coding regions in this window:
- the LOC139432718 gene encoding uncharacterized protein, which codes for MESLNVTEKIKVDNSIVSYEYHSHQPFGSTSFGNNDEIRIGIPEIDNYTLPHESFLYVERSVRKLDASGKATKDASATAKLINNPVAFMFSDIRYLINGVQIDGVRNVGLTSYMKGYFSYTPHDIIKLANAGWNMGEDLLGQVVRTSPVTDAIMDKNGNFGLSVPLKTLIGFAEVFKTIVMNVRQELVLIRNNDDNDVLVNTVEEPLQLKIDKVVWRMPHLAVGLREQLALTKIAGRNIDLQIPFRSWEVHEYPSLPQTTKHSWAVKTAPQLETPRFIIIGFQTKKKGKQLANMATFDNVKLTNLTVFLNGERYPYDNLNVDFDSNRVAVLYDMYTRFQKSYYGKEGEPLLTPKQFIENYSLIGIDCTYQAEALHKSGVEIRIEFTTKNPIPDGTTAYCLVLHDKAFQYSPLTKIVKQMT